The following proteins are encoded in a genomic region of Papaver somniferum cultivar HN1 unplaced genomic scaffold, ASM357369v1 unplaced-scaffold_10, whole genome shotgun sequence:
- the LOC113326742 gene encoding cytochrome P450 76A2-like yields MMRRLYATKLFSGTMLQNTTGKRRRFVERITEWISIEEKVGRSVELNLLIFISQVNLIGDLLFSRDLMDLKSGTKDEFFVLVNEIATIIKTPNLADLFPWLGNSDPQNLTKRMKKAWDAALNIVDGIATERRRMGLVRKNDEQKDFLDVLMDFEGDGKDEAWKFSDRQINLFVLELVAGSTDTIASVIEWAMTELLRNPEAMNKVNAEISQVVGYDRKIEEKDIESLPYLWAVLKEALRLHPVAPFLIPRINVEETDFMGYLIPKDTVVLVNAWGIGRESASWDDPLSFNPDRFLGTNINYHGQHFGFLPFGSGRRICPGIPLTQQVLPIALGSLLQSFDWALESGVTPESIDMGESYTVVLHKTIPLKVIPTTKSIGALLKTG; encoded by the exons ATGATGAGACGACTATATGCGACCAAGCTCTTCTCCGGTACGATGCTACAAAATACTACTGGTAAACGAAGACGATTTGTTGAACGTATAACAGAATGGATATCAATAGAAGAAAAGGTGGGTAGAAGTGTTGAATTAAACCTATTGATTTTCATCTCTCAGGTTAATCTAATAGGTGATCTATTGTTTTCAAGGGATCTTATGGATCTTAAATCTGGTACTAAGGATGAATTCTTTGTATTGGTTAACGAGATAGCAACAATAATTAAAACGCCAAATCTAGCCGATTTATTTCCATGGCTAGGGAATTCAGATCCACAAAATTTGACCAAGAGAATGAAGAAGGCATGGGATGCAGCCTTAAACATCGTTGATGGTATTGCAACGGAACGGAGGCGCATGGGTTTGGTACGCAAGAACGACGAGCAAAAGGATTTTTTAGATGTGCTGATGGATTTTGAAGGCGATGGCAAAGATGAAGCATGGAAATTCTCAGACAGACAGATAAATTTGTTCGTGCTG GAATTGGTAGCGGGTTCAACAGATACAATAGCTAGTGTTATTGAATGGGCAATGACAGAACTTCTTCGCAATCCGGAGGCAATGAATAAGGTTAACGCTGAAATTTCCCAAGTTGTTGGTTATGACAGAAAGATCGAGGAAAAAGATATCGAAAGTTTACCTTATCTATGGGCAGTACTCAAAGAAGCATTGAGATTACATCCAGTTGCTCCTTTCCTAATACCACGAATTAATGTTGAAGAAACAGACTTCATGGGGTATCTGATACCTAAGGACACTGTAGTGTTGGTGAATGCTTGGGGCATTGGAAGGGAATCAGCTTCATGGGATGATCCATTATCTTTTAATCCAGATCGTTTCTTGGGGACCAATATTAATTACCATGGACAACATTTTGGTTTCTTGCCGTTCGGAAGTGGAAGACGTATCTGTCCTGGAATCCCACTGACTCAACAAGTTCTTCCTATTGCGCTTGGATCATTGCTCCAATCATTTGATTGGGCACTTGAAAGTGGAGTCACTCCTGAATCCATAGACATGGGTGAATCATACACGGTGGTACTGCACAAGACAATTCCATTAAAAGTAATACCAACTACCAAGAGTATCGGAGCTCTCTTGAAGACAGGGTAA
- the LOC113326314 gene encoding ABC transporter G family member 1-like, protein MGVEISSPDFQVGIQLGETFMSHHDELTEEPRKMMKTSVTPFVLTFNNLTYSLNTSKELSFSSIFCRKQTELPSTSSSKKKMLLHDISGEAREGEILAILGPSGSGKSTLIDALANRISKESLKGSVTMNGETLESGVLKTISAYVMQDDLLYPMLTVEETLMFSAEFRLPRTLSKSKKLARVQDVIDELGLHDAAKTIIGDEGERGISGGERRRVSIGVDIIHDPILFFLDEPTSGLDSSCAFMVVKVLQRIARTGRIVIMSVHQPSSRVVGLLDQLIFLSHGETVYYGSSTNLSLFLSDFGHPIPENDEKTEFMLDLYRELEGVPGGRTSIVNFNTTWKKLQSHNYHPESFNELSLAFEEAASARISRRKLIYSDADDTGPALADSKFVNPFWVEIFVLVKRSLSNSKRKPELILHQIGAVAVVSSVLASLFWNLDKTEVGVQERVGFFAFMVTTIFFGSIEVLAVFVQDRYIFMRETAYNAYRRSSYNIYRSILVIPRLLILAILFASITLWSVGLNGGFPGFLFYFLSIFVSLWAGDSFVSLISGLVSQVILGYIVVVPLIGVFLLFSGFFIHRDRIPTYWIWFHYISVVKYPFQAMLLSEFDNANLCLVEGVIQQNKSCLLVGKAEQFVNPVTQTSSALGSWNLPTRRRKQKFSDSSQGQYAFVFVCLHFLGTSLGKKKCFVHLL, encoded by the coding sequence ATGGGAGTTGAGATATCTTCTCCAGATTTCCAAGTAGGGATTCAGTTAGGAGAGACTTTCATGTCTCATCATGATGAACTTACTGAAGAACCTAGAAAAATGATGAAGACATCTGTTACTCCATTTGTTCTCACATTCAATAACCTAACCTACAGTCTTAACACAAGTAAGGAACTGTCATTTTCTAGTATCTTTTGCCGGAAACAAACCGAATTACCAAGTACGTCATCCTCAAAGAAAAAGATGTTGCTGCATGATATCTCAGGTGAAGCTAGAGAAGGTGAGATTTTAGCTATTCTTGGTCCTAGTGGTTCGGGTAAATCAACCTTGATCGACGCACTGGCGAATAGGATATCTAAGGAAAGCTTGAAAGGATCGGTCACAATGAATGGAGAAACTCTAGAATCAGGTGTCCTTAAAACGATATCTGCTTATGTGATGCAAGATGATTTGTTGTACCCGATGTTAACAGTTGAAGAAACACTCATGTTCTCGGCTGAGTTTAGATTGCCTCGTACTCTCTCGAAATCCAAGAAGCTGGCAAGAGTTCAAGATGTGATCGATGAGCTAGGATTGCATGATGCAGCAAAGACCATCATAGGAGATGAAGGTGAAAGAGGTATCTCTGGAGGTGAGCGTCGCCGTGTTTCAATTGGAGTTGATATAATTCACgatccaattttattttttctcgacGAGCCAACATCAGGACTTGATTCATCATGTGCTTTCATGGTGGTGAAAGTCCTGCAACGAATTGCTCGTACGGGGAGGATAGTCATTATGTCTGTTCACCAacctagttcaagagttgttggcTTACTCGATCAACTGATATTCCTCTCACATGGAGAAACAGTCTACTACGGTTCATCCACAAATCTCTCACTTTTCTTGTCGGATTTCGGTCATCCCATCCCAGAAAATGATGAAAAGACGGAATTCATGCTTGATTTATATCGCGAACTTGAGGGTGTACCCGGTGGGAGAACAAGTATCGTCAATTTCAACACAACCTGGAAGAAACTGCAAAGTCACAATTACCATCCAGAGAGTTTCAATGAGTTGAGTTTAGCATTTGAAGAAGCTGCAAGTGCTCGTATATCAAGGAGGAAACTCATTTACAGTGATGCCGATGACACAGGTCCAGCGTTGGCCGACTCGAAGTTTGTGAATCCATTTTGGGTTGAAATCTTTGTGCTGGTGAAACGATCATTATCAAACTCAAAGCGGAAACCTGAACTAATTCTACATCAAATTGGTGCTGTGGCGGTTGTATCTTCTGTTCTAGCTAGTTTGTTTTGGAACCTTGACAAAACAGAAGTAGGTGTTCAAGAACGAGTAGGGTTCTTCGCGTTTATGGTCACAACCATCTTCTTTGGTAGCATAGAGGTGCTCGCAGTTTTCGTCCAAGACAGGTACATCTTTATGAGGGAAACAGCATATAATGCATACCGTCGTTCATCGTATAATATATATCGCTCCATTTTAGTTATACCCAGACTACTCATTTTAGCCATTTTATTCGCATCAATAACATTGTGGTCTGTTGGTCTAAATGGTGGATTTCCTGGTTTCTTGTTCTATTTCTTGTCAATATTCGTATCACTGTGGGCAGGAGACTCGTTCGTTAGTTTGATATCAGGTTTGGTTTCTCAAGTTATCTTGGGTTACATTGTAGTTGTGCCTTTAATTGGTGTATTTCTTTTATTCAGTGGTTTCTTTATCCATAGAGATAGAATTCCAACATACTGGATTTGGTTCCATTACATTTCTGTGGTCAAGTATCCATTCCAAGCCATGTTATTGAGCGAATTCGACAACGCAAACTTGTGTCTGGTTGAAGGGGTTATACAGCAGAATAAGTCTTGCTTACTCGTGGGTAAGGCAGAACAATTTGTAAACCCGGTTACTCAAACGAGTAGCGCCTTGGGAAGTTGGAACTTACCAACTAGGCGCAGGAAGCAAAAATTTTCCGATTCGTCACAAGGACAATATGCATTTGTTTTTGTGTGCTTACACTTTCTGGGCACtagtttaggaaaaaaaaaatgcttTGTGCACTTGTTATAG